A segment of the Corallincola holothuriorum genome:
GCGCTCAGGCACGCCACGTAACAATAACAGGATCTCACCTAACACCAGCTCAGCAACCGAGCGCGTGTTTGAAAACGGCGCGTTAAATACCGGGATGCCACGCTTTTCTGCGGCCGCTAAATCTACCTGATTGGTGCCGATGCAGAAACAGCCGATGGCCACCAGTTTTTCTGCGCAATCGAGCACTTCTTCGGTTAATTGGCTGCGGCTACGAATACCTACGAAATGAACGTCTTTGATCGCTTCTTTGAGGTCTGCATCGGACAACGAGCTTTTGTGGTAAACGATGTTCTCGTAGCCCGCGGCCTTGAGTACTTCCACTGAACTGTTGTGCAGTCCTTCCAAAAGCAGGATTTTGATTTTGTGTTTATCTAGCGAAATTTTGCGCATTCTGAAACCTAATTCCAAACGGATAAATCGGAGCTTCGCCCGCGCCGAGCGGGCTGGCTGTTAGTCTAGGGTAACCTTAGCGATACCCTGCTCACTGCCGATTAGTGCGATGTCTGCACTGCGGCGAGCAAAAATGCCATTGGTCACAACCCCGGTCAGTTGATTGATCTGTGTTTCCAGTGTTGGTGGATCCATGATCTTTAGGTTGTGAACATCAAGAATATAGTTTCCGTTGTCGGTGATAACGCCTTCGCGCCATACCGGATCGCCACCGAGCTTGACCAGCTCACGGGCAACATAGCTACGCGCCATCGGGATAACTTCTACGGGTAAGGGGAAGTTCCCCAAAATCGGTACCAGCTTGCTTTGATCCGCAATGCAGACAAACTGCTTTGCCACCGCGGCAACGATTTTTTCCCGAGTGAGTGCGGCACCGCCACCTTTAATCATGTGCAGATGTTCAGTGATCTCATCAGCGCCATCTACATACACACCTAGTTCGCCGACACTGTTGAGGTCAAACACAGGAATACCGAGAGCTTTGAGTTTCTCAGTTGAGGCTTCCGAACTGGATACTGCGCCTTCTATATCATGCTTGCGCGTGGCAAGGGCATCGATGAAATGGTTCACGGTCGAACCGGTACCGACACCCACAATGGTGCCTTCTTCAACATATTCAAGTGCGGCCCAACCGACCGCCTTTTTCAATTCATCTTGTGTCATGCCTGCCCCTATCTCGGAGTACTGACTGAAGGAGGCGGAATTATAGCCGAGAATCTTGCGCAGTAGAAGTCTAGACGTCTAAATAGATTTGATTGTCCATTGCCATTGTTTACTCGGGGTAATGATTGTCGGCAATGGCACATCCCAATGCTGATGCGGCAGGCTGTCGACATGTTGGCAGTCGTGGGCCAGCCCCACAGGCAAGGGCTTGTTATTGGCATTGGTTTGCCATCGACTGAGGGTGCGATCATAGAAGCCACCGCCCATACCAAGACGGTTGCCGTTGGCATCAAAGGCCACCAAAGGGCAGAGGATAATATCCAGCTCGTTCAAGGGGGATATCTGCGTCACGTCAAGGCTAGGTTCCGGAATACCAAAACGGTTTCGTATCAGCAGGGTATCGTGTTGATACTGGAGAAACAGTAGGTGGCCTTTACAAAAAGGGTGCAGCAGTGGCAGATACACTTGCCGTTGCTGCTGCCATAGCCATTGGATAATCGGATCGGGGTCGATTTCGCCATCATTGGCGAGATAAATACCCACCCGTTGGGCATCAACAAATGGTTGAAACGACTGTAATTGGCTAAGCAGGCTTTCAGCGGCAAGGCGCTGCTCGCTATCTGAAAGCTGTTGACGTCGCAGGCGGATCTGCTGACGTATTTGTTGACGGCTGCTATTCAATGATAATCGCTGTCTAAAGTAAGGTGTTTCCCAGTGTGCCGCTGCGAGTGTCAGCCCTTGAACCCTCCGGTTCAAGGCGGGAATCCTGCTCTGCCGTAGGCGTCTCAGTCGAGCTGAGCATGCACAATAGCAGTGACGAGAAAACCCTTTAAATGTGGATATCGGCTCAGGGACGTAACCCGCTGGCAAACACACCAGGAAAGCTAAAAGGTAAGCTTCGCTTGTGCCGCCATTGTCTGTGGCAGATGGGGCTGAAGTCAACCCTATACAGATGACGGAGATAGATTTTTCATCTAACTCATTGACTGCCGTTGGTCTGGCATCGGGTCAATGCTAGGATATCCAATGAATTTATTACGCAAATGGTTGGGCGATGAGCGCGAACTCAATTTACGATTTTGAAGATTTCAGCGAACTGTTAACTCGGTTTCAAATGTTGGCTTCTGCTGCTGAAGTTCATGGTGTTATCTCCGGACTGGTTTGTGGTGGAACGCCGCTGGATGGGCGTAGTTGGCGCGCGCCGTTGGCCGATGCGATAAATGAAGGCTATGGCTTGCCATCAGATCTGGAAGAAGCGTGTGGCCGTGTTTATCAACAGGTGTGTCAGGTGTTGATCGACGACACCATGGCGTTTGCGCCACTGTTACCAGACGATGAAACCGAACTGCTGTCGCGGGTGGATGCGATGGCAGATTGGGTTGATGGCTTTCTTGCGGGTTTTGCTTTGGCTTGTGGCTCGCTGGAAGAGGCGTCTGATGAGTTAAAGGAAGTGCTTAGTGACCTTTCCGAATTGACCCGGGTATCACTGGGTGATGAAGGGGAGGATACGGAAGAGGTGGAATCGGCTTTCGTTGAAGTGGTTGAGTACCTTCGCGTGTCCGCGATGTACTGCTTTAATGAATTTGGTGATCGCAAGGGGCTCGCAGAGCCGAAGCCGAGATTGCATTAATTCCCGATTTTGTTGCAGCCTGTTTCATTGAAGCCGGTTTCGTTGAAGAGAGTAACGTAGTGAGCGCATCCCTAAAAATTTCGACAGCAGAGTATGTTCAGCGCCGGCAGCGTGTTTTAGAACAGATGGCGGAAAACAGCGTGGCTGTATTTTCTGCAGCCAGTGAGTTGACCCGCAGTCGTGACACCGAATTTCCCTTTCGTCAGGACAGTGATTTTTACTACCTGAGTGGCTTTAATGAGCCTGATGCTGTGTTGCTTTTACTTAAAGGGGAGTCGCAGCAAACCCAATTGTTATGCCGTGGTAAAAACAAGCTGGCAGAGGTATGGCAAGGGCGTCGCTTAGGCCCTGAACAGGCCAAAGAAGTGTTAGCCATCGATCAAACCTTCGACATCGAAGAGCAAAGTGAACGCCTGCGTGAAGCGTTAAACGGTAAGTCGCGCGTATATATGATCCAAGGGGTTTACCCGGAATTCGATCAACGCCTGTTTGATATCTTCACTCTGCTACGTAGCGGCCCGAAAAAAGGCTGGAAAGCGCCGACAGAAATTTTTGACGCGCGGACTCTGCTGCATGAGATGCGTTTGATCAAATCGGACGCTGAAATCGCTCTGATGCGTGAAGCGGCTGCTATCTCTTGTGATGCTCATCACCGCGCCATGGCGTTTGCCAATGCTGACGCTACGGAGTATCAACTCGAAGCTGAGATCCATCACGAATTTGCCATGCGTGGCGCTCGTTCACCTGCTTACGGCACCATTGTCGGTGGCGGTGACAATGCCTGCATTTTGCATTACACCGAAAATAGCGACGGTTTGAACCGTGGTGATTTAGTACTGATTGATGCTGGCTGTGAACTGCAGATGTATGCTGCTGACATTACTCGTACCTTCCCTGTCAGTGGTCAATTCAGTGAGCCACAGAAAATCTTGTATCAGCTGGTGCTGGATGCGCAGTTAGCCGCCATCGCCATGGTTAAACCGGGTAACACTTTAAAGCAGGTTGGCGACACCGCGATCCGGGTGCTAACCCAAGGGCTGCTTAAGCTAGGTATTCTCAACGGAGAGCTGGACACGCTAATCAAAGAGAAAGCATTTAGCCCCTATTACATGCATGGTATCGGCCACTGGCTTGGCTTGGATGTGCATGACGTGGGTGAGTATAAGCTCGATGATGTTGAGCGGCCTTTTGCGCCAGGCATGGTGTTGACCATTGAACCGGGCTTATATATCGACGCCGACGCTGATGTCGACGCGCAGTGGCGCAGTACCGGGATCCGTATCGAAGACAATCTGCTGGTGACTGCCGAAGGGCATGAAGTGCTGACCGCTGCCGCGATCAAGGAGATCAGCGATATCGAATCCTTGATGGCCGCCGCTAACGCCCTTGCTTAAGGATATCGGCATATGTCAGCGCAAACGACACAGGTAGATATAGTTATTGTTGGCGCCGGCATGGTGGGGGCAACCCTTGCTTGGGGCCTGCTGCAAGCGGTACCTGAGTTGACTATTGCGTTGGTTGACGGCTCCGCGCTAAAAAGCAGCGCACAGAATAGTGATAACCATCCCTCTTTTGATCATCGTGCGTTGGCGTTGTCAGCTAATACCGTGGGTCAACTGCAGCGGTGGGGGCTGTGGTCGGGGCTGGGCGATAAAGCCGCGCCTATCACCGATATCCAGGTGTCGGATCGCGGCCATTTTGGTGCTGCTAACCTCCATGCGGAAAAACTCGGCGCCCGTTGTTTTGGCCAAGTATTAGAAGTACAGCCATTTGGCGAGAGCATAACGGCGAAGCTGAGCTCTCATCCGCAGGTGCAGTGGTTTGCCCCTGACACTGTGGTTGCAGTGGCGCCTGCGGTGGAACTCACCCAGTTAACTTTAGCCAGTGGCCACCGACTTAACTGTCAACTCTTGGTGGTGGCTGATGGCGGGAAGTCGACAACCCGTGACAAGTTAGGGATCACCGCCAGTTTTTACCCTTATGAGCAAACTGCGGTGATTGCTAATTTGATGTGTGAGCAGCCTCATAATGGCTGGGCATTTGAGCGCTTTACCAGTCAAGGGCCTCTGGCTCTGCTACCGATGAGCGGTGGCCGTACTTCGTTAGTGTGGTGCTTATCAGCAGAGCGCGCTGCCGAAGTACAGCAATTGAGTGATACACAATTTATCGCTGAGTTGCAGCAAGTGGCTGGTTATCGTTTAGGTCGAATTAACAAGGTTGGCCAACGGGACAGTTACCCGTTGCAGCTGATGCGTACGGATCATATTGTGCGTCATCGCAGCGTGGTGCTGGGCAATGCTGCCCATGCGCTGCATCCTATTGCCGGGCAAGGGTTTAACCTGGGCATGCGAGATGTTCAATGTCTGGTTGAGTTGATTAGGCAAGCCAAAACGGTGAACAGTGATATTGGCAGCTACGAGCTGTTACGGCAGTATCGCGATCAGCGGGAGCCGGATATCCAGCAGGTGGTTCAGTTTACCGATGGTCTTTGTCGGTTGTTTTCCAATCGCTCTCGCGTCTTGGCACTATCCAGAAGTAGCGGGTTGGCCGCATTACAGTTTATTACGCCATTACAGAAACCAGTGGCAGAGCTGGGTATGGGGTTAGTCGCCCGCTCGTTCTTGTCTGGCCACTCGCCGACGTGATCACGATTTTAAGGAATGATAGATGAGCAGTTTTGACTTGATCATTGTCGGCGGCGGCATGGTCGGCCTAAGTTTGGCGGCGGCGCTGGCTGACAGTGAACTTCGTGTGGCCTTGGTTGATAAAGGCGAAGCACCGGTTGTCCCGAGTGGCGAGTTCAGTCATCGTGTCAGCGCGTTGAACCATGCCAGCGATAGTTTTTTGCAACGTATTGGCGCATGGCAATATCGAGATCAAAGCCGTCTAACTGCCTATCGCGAAATGGCGGTTTGGGAAAAAGACAGCTTTGCCAAAATTGGCTTTAACAGCGATGGCTTGGGCGTCGATTATCTTGGTCATATCGTTGAAAATAGCCACCTCTGTTATGCTTTGCATCAGCGTTTAACCCACGCCACTAATATCCAATTAATGTATGGGGTGGCACCGGAAAAGCTCACCGTCGGCGAGCGAGATGCCTGGCTACTGCTTGATAGCGGCGAACCTATTTCTGCACCACTGGTCGTGGCCGGCGATGGCGCTAACTCATGGCTACGTAAGCAAGCACAGCTGCCGTTAACCTTTTGGGATTATGATCATCACGCCATCGTTGCGACAGTGAAAACCGAACAGCCCCACCAAAGCACGGCTTACCAGATCTTTTCTGCCAGTGGCCCGTTGGCTTTTTTACCGCTACCCGATCCGCATTTAAGCTCCATTGTCTGGTCACTGCCGCCCAGTGAAGCTCAGCGCCTGACATCACTGCCTCTTGACGAGTTTAACAAAGCGCTCGCCAGCGCGTTTGATATGCGACTGGGCCTTTGTGAAACGCTTAATGCACCCGTGGCGTTGCCGTTAACCATGCGCTACGCGCGAGACTGGAGCTGTGATCGTGTGGTGTTGATGGGGGATGCTGCTCACACCATCCATCCCTTGGCGGGGCAGGGGGTTAATTTAGGCTTTAAAGATGCCAGTGCTCTGGCGACTCACCTGTTAGCGTTGCAAGCTGCACATAAAGATCTTGGGCAACGCCGTCATCTACGCAGTTATGAACGTGAGCGCAAAGCTGAAACCGTGGCGATGATAGCTGCAATGGAAGGGATCAAGCGTCTATTTAGTTTGGACATTGCACCATTAAAGTTCGTCAGAGGCATAGGTATGCGCGGAGTTGACGAGTTGTCGCCGCTCAAATCGTTGTTGGCGAAACTGGCGATCCGTGGTGTGACATCGTAGCTTGGATAGATCAAGGCAAGGGATTGATTACCGAATGCATTTTGTGATTTTCGTGGTTGAACTCTAACAATTCCGTCTTCTCTCCTTAAAACCAACTGTTTTTGCTTGAATTATCCTAGGTAGGCTGTTTTTATTAACATTAACTTAACTGGTTAGCGGGTTGGATGTTCTCAATGGTCACTAGTAGCCGACTCGGGCTTATTGCTTTGATGGGTCTTTTATTTGCGCCGATGTCGCAAGCGGATACCACTGAAGAATTTCCCTTACTGGGCTTAGGTGCGAAATACGGTATTGATGACTTTAGTGATGGCCATGACATCGAGAATCAGGCCGTTTACGCTAATCTCGGCACGCCGTGGGATTGGCAAGTCAGTGATAATATACGCATGGACACAGAGGTTCAGTCGACATTGGGTCGCTATAAGGTCGATGAAGACTATTTTGGTTACTTGATGTTTGGTGTAGATCTACGTTTTCAGTATGCAGATTTTCCTGTGGTGGTGAAGTTGGGTACCGCACCTACTTATCTGTTTGATGATGAAAGCGAAGAGTTCGACGCAGGCGGTCCTTTGCATATGACAACGCACCTCACCGTGCTTGCCAATCCTGTTAAATGGTTAGATATTGGCGTGACCTATCAACACACCTCAAATGCCGGCACCAATAAAGAAAATCCCGGCATGGATATCCTTTCATTAGACGTTTCTTATCGTTTTTAAATAGAGCATTCACTTCTTTCTACTGTCCTGACGATAAAACTAAGCGTTAGCACCGTGACGTTTTACTTACCTACGGCCTTTTTCATCTCCACGTCAGGACGCCAGCTCTGAGTTTTAGGTGACGGGGCTGTTTGGAGCGCGGTTCCTGACGATGCATACCTATTCAGTACCGGCTAGTTATTTAACTTATTACTTTTTTTGCATTTTTACGTGTCAGCTATTTTATTTAAACGAGGTTAGTTGGTTGTCACAAGGGAATTGCTTTATGTCGGTTGCTCATCGGTTGAGCTGGTTCGCGTGTCTCTGTGCTTGTTATTCCTCTCCTTTAATAGCTGAACCCCGTACTCAATTTCCATTGGTGGGTGTGGGCGTAAAATACGGTAGCGCTGATTTTAGTAGCAGCCATGATGAAGAAGTGGCTGCCATATATGCGTCATTGGCAACCCCCTGGTTTTGGCAAGTCGATGAACACTGGCGTATTAGCACTGAAATCACTTTCACTGGTGGACGGTATGATATTGACGGAGACGACTTTTGGTATGTGGCGATCGGCCCTACATTCAAGGTCCGGCAAAGGGATTTCCCTGTGTATATCAAGTTAGGTATTGCTCCAACCTATCTTTTTGATGATGAAACTGAAAACTATGATGCAGGTGGTGAGCTGCAGGGTACATTTCTTCTCGGTGTGGTGTTCGTTCCTTCTGAACAGTGGCATTTAGGTTTAACGTATCAACACACATCCAACGCTGATACCAATAAGAACAACCCAGGTATTGACGTATTAGCCATCGATATTGCTTATCGCTTTTGAGTTTCAGGTGAATTACCGCCTTGGCTAGCTGACATAACTCAGGCTTTGATAATGTCTATTTTTGCTGTGCAGCTGGCTGGGGGAAGACGTATCTTGGCATTTGGCGACCAAATGTCGTCAACACTTTACAGTTTTGACTTAAATCAATGCTAAAGCTCATCAGTTAGCTATTTCTCCGACTAATATCGACAGGTATAATCCGCGACCAACAGATCCCCCCCGTTGGAGCATGGCAATGTCGCAGAAAACTGTGTTATTCGATAAGCATTTGGCCGCTAACGCCAAAATGGTTGATTTTCATGGCTGGGAAATGCCGATCAACTACGGTTCACAGATCGAAGAGCACCACGCTGTTCGCCGAGCCGCAGGTATGTTTGATGTGTCGCACATGACCATCGTTGATTTGACCGGCGCTCGCACCCGCGATTTTCTGCGTTATCTGCTAGCTAACGACGTTGCCAAACTCAAAGTTGAAGGCAAAGCCCTGTACACCGCGATGTGTAACCCGGAAGGCGGTGTGATTGATGACCTTATCGTCTATTTCCTTGGTGAAAGCTGGTTCCGTCTGGTAGTGAATTCCGCGACCCGTGAAAAAGATCTGGCGTGGATCCGTCAGCAAGCTGAAGCCTTTGCGGTTGAAGTAAAAGAGCGCCCTGAGCTGGCGATGATCGCGGTACAAGGACCAGAAGCCAAAGCCAAAGCTGCTACTGTATTCAGCGCCGAGCAAAATGCTGCCGTTGATGGCATGAAGCCGTTCTTTGGTGTGCAAGCGGGTGATCTATTTATCGCCACCACCGGGTATACAGGGGAAGCCGGTTACGAAATCGTTGTACCACAAGATCAAGCTGCGGCGTTATGGCAACAATTGCTGGATGCTGGTGTTGCGCCTTGTGGCTTAGGTGCCCGTGATACCTTGCGTTTGGAAGCCGGTATGAATTTGTACAGCCAAGATATGGATGAGCAAACCTCACCACTGGCTGCGAACATGGCTTGGACTGTCGCGCTAGAACCAACTGACCGTGATTTTATCGCCCGTGATGTGCTGGAAAAACAAGCCGCCGAGGGCACGGAACAACTGGTCGGTTTGCTACTCGAAAGCAAAGGCGTACTGCGTGGCGGACAAGCTGTCAAAGTTATTGCCGAAGACGGTTCCGAGCATAAGGGGATGATCACCTCAGGTACATTTTCACCAACACTGGCTAAAGGTATCGCCATGGCGCGTATTCCATCGGTCACGGTTGCTTCAGTTGAGGTGGAAATGCGCAAAAAGTGGGTTACAGTAAAGCTGGTTCCCCCGGTCTTCGTCCGAAACGGTAAGCCTGTGGTTTAAGCGTCTGAATTGGTTATAAGAACAGAGAATTTAAGAAGGAAGAACTGATGAGCAATGTGCCTAGCGAACTCAAATATGCCGCCACCCATGAGTGGGTACGGAATGAGCATGACGGTACTTACGTGGTAGGTATTACCGAACACGCCCAGGGCCTGCTGGGTGACATGGTATTTGTTGAGCTGCCAGAAGTGGGCGATGAAGTAGATGCCGGCGACGATATCGCCGTGTGTGAATCAGTGAAAGCTGCTTCCGATATCTACGCGCCGATCAGCGGCGAGATCGTTGCAGTGAACGAAGAGCTGGAAGGTGCGCCAGAGAAGATCAATGCCGACCCTTACGGCGATGGCTGGATCTTTGCCATCAAACCTTCCGACGAAGAAGAGTTGGAAGCCTTGATGGATGCCGAGAGCTACCAAAACACTCTCGACGAAGATTAATTAATCGAATAATAGATAAGGCCTCGGTGGTTGCCGGGGCCTTATTGATTTTTATCCCTGACGCAGTAATTCAGACAGGTGCCCCTAGATGACGTCACTTTCAAATCGCCCCCTTCATGAACTGGAACAAAAAGATATGTTTGTTCGTCGCCATATTGGCCCCAGCGATGCTGAGATAGCGCAGATGCTGGAACAAACAGATGCCGGTTCGCTTGATGATTTGATGACCCAGACGGTACCCGGTCCGATCCGTTTGCCACAACCACTGGCGACCGGAGAGACTAAAACCGAACAGGAAGTGCTGGCTTACCTGAAAAACGTGGCCGCCAAGAACGTCATCGCTAAATCCTACATAGGTATGGGTTATCACCCGACGTTAGTGCCTAACGTTATCTTGCGTAACGTAATGGAAAACCCCGGTTGGTACACGGCCTATACGCCCTATCAGCCAGAGATCGCCCAGGGGCGATTAGAATCCTTGCTGAACTTCCAACAGCTGAGTATGGATCTGTCAGGCATGGAGCTGGCCAGTGCTTCACTGCTGGATGAAGCCACTGCGGCTGCCGAAGCGATGGCAGTAGCCAAACGTGCAGGTAAGAGTAAATCTAACCTGTTCTTTGTGGCTGATTCCGTACACCCACAAACCATCGACGTGCTGCAAACACGCGCCGAAGCGTTTGGTTTTGAGCTGGAAGTTGGCCCCGCAGCAAACGTGACCGAGAAAGATGTGTTTGGTGCACTGTTCCAGTATCCCACCAGTCAGGGTGATATCAGCGATATCAGCGCGCTGATTGCTTCTGTACAAGCGGGCAAAGGCGTCGCCTGTGTTGCTGCCGATATCATGAGCCTATTGCTACTGAAATCACCGGGTGAACTGGGTGCCGACGTGGTATTAGGCTGCGCCCAGCGTTTTGGTGTGCCTATGGGCTATGGTGGCCCACACGCTGCCTTCTTTGCTACCCGTGATAAATATAAGCGTGCATTGCCGGGGCGTATTA
Coding sequences within it:
- the pepP gene encoding Xaa-Pro aminopeptidase: MSASLKISTAEYVQRRQRVLEQMAENSVAVFSAASELTRSRDTEFPFRQDSDFYYLSGFNEPDAVLLLLKGESQQTQLLCRGKNKLAEVWQGRRLGPEQAKEVLAIDQTFDIEEQSERLREALNGKSRVYMIQGVYPEFDQRLFDIFTLLRSGPKKGWKAPTEIFDARTLLHEMRLIKSDAEIALMREAAAISCDAHHRAMAFANADATEYQLEAEIHHEFAMRGARSPAYGTIVGGGDNACILHYTENSDGLNRGDLVLIDAGCELQMYAADITRTFPVSGQFSEPQKILYQLVLDAQLAAIAMVKPGNTLKQVGDTAIRVLTQGLLKLGILNGELDTLIKEKAFSPYYMHGIGHWLGLDVHDVGEYKLDDVERPFAPGMVLTIEPGLYIDADADVDAQWRSTGIRIEDNLLVTAEGHEVLTAAAIKEISDIESLMAAANALA
- a CDS encoding acyloxyacyl hydrolase, translated to MSVAHRLSWFACLCACYSSPLIAEPRTQFPLVGVGVKYGSADFSSSHDEEVAAIYASLATPWFWQVDEHWRISTEITFTGGRYDIDGDDFWYVAIGPTFKVRQRDFPVYIKLGIAPTYLFDDETENYDAGGELQGTFLLGVVFVPSEQWHLGLTYQHTSNADTNKNNPGIDVLAIDIAYRF
- a CDS encoding FAD-dependent oxidoreductase; this translates as MSSFDLIIVGGGMVGLSLAAALADSELRVALVDKGEAPVVPSGEFSHRVSALNHASDSFLQRIGAWQYRDQSRLTAYREMAVWEKDSFAKIGFNSDGLGVDYLGHIVENSHLCYALHQRLTHATNIQLMYGVAPEKLTVGERDAWLLLDSGEPISAPLVVAGDGANSWLRKQAQLPLTFWDYDHHAIVATVKTEQPHQSTAYQIFSASGPLAFLPLPDPHLSSIVWSLPPSEAQRLTSLPLDEFNKALASAFDMRLGLCETLNAPVALPLTMRYARDWSCDRVVLMGDAAHTIHPLAGQGVNLGFKDASALATHLLALQAAHKDLGQRRHLRSYERERKAETVAMIAAMEGIKRLFSLDIAPLKFVRGIGMRGVDELSPLKSLLAKLAIRGVTS
- the gcvT gene encoding glycine cleavage system aminomethyltransferase GcvT — encoded protein: MSQKTVLFDKHLAANAKMVDFHGWEMPINYGSQIEEHHAVRRAAGMFDVSHMTIVDLTGARTRDFLRYLLANDVAKLKVEGKALYTAMCNPEGGVIDDLIVYFLGESWFRLVVNSATREKDLAWIRQQAEAFAVEVKERPELAMIAVQGPEAKAKAATVFSAEQNAAVDGMKPFFGVQAGDLFIATTGYTGEAGYEIVVPQDQAAALWQQLLDAGVAPCGLGARDTLRLEAGMNLYSQDMDEQTSPLAANMAWTVALEPTDRDFIARDVLEKQAAEGTEQLVGLLLESKGVLRGGQAVKVIAEDGSEHKGMITSGTFSPTLAKGIAMARIPSVTVASVEVEMRKKWVTVKLVPPVFVRNGKPVV
- the rpiA gene encoding ribose-5-phosphate isomerase RpiA; protein product: MTQDELKKAVGWAALEYVEEGTIVGVGTGSTVNHFIDALATRKHDIEGAVSSSEASTEKLKALGIPVFDLNSVGELGVYVDGADEITEHLHMIKGGGAALTREKIVAAVAKQFVCIADQSKLVPILGNFPLPVEVIPMARSYVARELVKLGGDPVWREGVITDNGNYILDVHNLKIMDPPTLETQINQLTGVVTNGIFARRSADIALIGSEQGIAKVTLD
- a CDS encoding 5-formyltetrahydrofolate cyclo-ligase translates to MNSSRQQIRQQIRLRRQQLSDSEQRLAAESLLSQLQSFQPFVDAQRVGIYLANDGEIDPDPIIQWLWQQQRQVYLPLLHPFCKGHLLFLQYQHDTLLIRNRFGIPEPSLDVTQISPLNELDIILCPLVAFDANGNRLGMGGGFYDRTLSRWQTNANNKPLPVGLAHDCQHVDSLPHQHWDVPLPTIITPSKQWQWTIKSI
- the ubiH gene encoding 2-octaprenyl-6-methoxyphenyl hydroxylase, which codes for MSAQTTQVDIVIVGAGMVGATLAWGLLQAVPELTIALVDGSALKSSAQNSDNHPSFDHRALALSANTVGQLQRWGLWSGLGDKAAPITDIQVSDRGHFGAANLHAEKLGARCFGQVLEVQPFGESITAKLSSHPQVQWFAPDTVVAVAPAVELTQLTLASGHRLNCQLLVVADGGKSTTRDKLGITASFYPYEQTAVIANLMCEQPHNGWAFERFTSQGPLALLPMSGGRTSLVWCLSAERAAEVQQLSDTQFIAELQQVAGYRLGRINKVGQRDSYPLQLMRTDHIVRHRSVVLGNAAHALHPIAGQGFNLGMRDVQCLVELIRQAKTVNSDIGSYELLRQYRDQREPDIQQVVQFTDGLCRLFSNRSRVLALSRSSGLAALQFITPLQKPVAELGMGLVARSFLSGHSPT
- a CDS encoding UPF0149 family protein produces the protein MSANSIYDFEDFSELLTRFQMLASAAEVHGVISGLVCGGTPLDGRSWRAPLADAINEGYGLPSDLEEACGRVYQQVCQVLIDDTMAFAPLLPDDETELLSRVDAMADWVDGFLAGFALACGSLEEASDELKEVLSDLSELTRVSLGDEGEDTEEVESAFVEVVEYLRVSAMYCFNEFGDRKGLAEPKPRLH
- the gcvH gene encoding glycine cleavage system protein GcvH — protein: MSNVPSELKYAATHEWVRNEHDGTYVVGITEHAQGLLGDMVFVELPEVGDEVDAGDDIAVCESVKAASDIYAPISGEIVAVNEELEGAPEKINADPYGDGWIFAIKPSDEEELEALMDAESYQNTLDED
- a CDS encoding acyloxyacyl hydrolase, whose product is MVTSSRLGLIALMGLLFAPMSQADTTEEFPLLGLGAKYGIDDFSDGHDIENQAVYANLGTPWDWQVSDNIRMDTEVQSTLGRYKVDEDYFGYLMFGVDLRFQYADFPVVVKLGTAPTYLFDDESEEFDAGGPLHMTTHLTVLANPVKWLDIGVTYQHTSNAGTNKENPGMDILSLDVSYRF